The segment tgaaaggggtaacactgggctggtgaggagggatcagtatgtctagactcactggggggttctagatgggagagcagtgagatgggaacagtgggctggttggggagggaaggggaaacaCTGGGCTGGCAGGATTGGagatactggggctgggggcagtaatggtgtgGGCACCAGGCTGGAGAAGGGGGCAGACACTGAGAGAGCACTGGTCTGCTGCTGTTTCTGTCTGGCCCTGCACATGCGAGTGCAGCACCGCACACTCTCAGTAGCCCTTCCCCAGTGTCCCTGCACCCTACCTGCTTCCTGGGTCCCCAGCTCAGCTCaatcacccctgcactgccaactcaGGTGCAGGGATCTGTCTCCCTGGTGGCGGGTCCGGCTTGCTCCATCAGGCTGCGGCATGCTCCATCTAACAGGCGGCGGCATTGGCGGCTCTCACTCCCCCACAATCATCGTTCTGCGGAGCCCCTCCTCCCCCGTGTACTAgtgcagccagggagagggtgacactaaagTCCGGAATAAGCCCAGACCACGAATCAGAATGGAGGAGGCGGAGCTGGGCTGATCGTTCCTAGCGAAGCTGCTACAGGAAGGAGGGACTGACAGCCGGCAGCCTCATTGTGCAGTGCAgcattgaaaaaaaaaaccacctccTAAATGACagtgggggcacgtgccttggtgccaccccccccccccccccccctccctgaatctgcgcatgcacaggtatAAACACACGGACACACACATGGGTATGTACACActgacgcacgcacgcacgcacgtacACActgacgcacgcacgcacgcacgcacgcacgcacacacacacacacacacacacacacacacacacacacacacacacacacacacacacacacacacacacacacacacacacacacacacacacacacacacacacacacacacacacacacacacacacacaccccccctaaCCTTAACCATTCCCTGCGGCAGCCTAGCACTCTCCTGttacctatccctaactctcttctgcagcctatccttaaccgtcccctagtgtctaaccctctcctgcagcctatccctaaccatcccccagtgtctaaccctctcctgcagcctatccctaaccatcccctagtgcccaaccctctcctgcagcctatccctaaccatcccctagtgcctaaccctgtcctgcagcctatccctaatcgtcccctagtgcctaaccctctcccgcagcctatctctaaccatcccctagtgcctaaccctgtcctgcagcctatccctaatcgtcccctagtgcctaaccctctcccgcagcctatccctaaccatcccctagtgcctaaccctaaccctctcctgcagcctatccctaaccatcccctagtgcctaaccctctcctgcagcctatccctgtctGTCCTcttgtgcctagccctaaccctctcctgcagcctatccctaactgtcccgTAGTGCCTAAccttctcccgcagcctatccctaactgtcccctagtgcctaaccctgacctctcccgcagcctatccctaaccgtcccctagtgcctaaccctgacctcctctcccgcagcctatccctaaccgtcccctagtgcctaaccctgacctcctctcccgcagcctatccctaaacgtcccctagtgcctaaccctgacctcctctccgaagcctatccctaaccgtcccctagtgcctaaccctgacctcctctcccgcagcctatccctaaacgtcccctagtgcctaaccctgacctcctctcctgcagcttatccctaaccgtccactagtgcctaaccctgacctcctctcccgcagcctatccctaaccgtcccctagtgcctaaccctgacctcctctcccgcagcctatccctaaccgtcccctagtgcctaaccctgacctcctctcccgaagcctatccctaaccgtcccctagtgcctaaccctgacctcctctcccgaagcctatccctaaccgtcccctagtgcctaaccctgacctcctctcccgcagcctatcccttaccgtcccctagtgcctaaccctgacctcctctcccgcagcctatccctaaccgtcccctagtgcctaaccctgacctcctctcccgcagcctatcccttaccgtcccctagtgcctaaccctgacctcctctcccgcagcctatccctaaacgtctcctagtgcctaaccctgacctcctctcccgaagcctatccctaaccgtcccctagtgcctaaccctgacctcctctcccgcagcctatcccttaccgtcccctagtgcctaaccctgacctcctctcccgcagcctatccctaaccatcccctagtgcctaaccctgacctcctctcccgcagcctatccctaaacgtctcctagtgcctaaccctgacctcctctcCCGAAGCCTATCCATATCCTAACTGCATCCCcagtgtacacatactttgtttaatattCGTATTAGAAACATTGtataaaatgactttcaggctgtgtgtataaggtgtatatgaaacataaaagcacTCTGTGTagtcttgggtcccatccccacgaTATCTCATAATGGTAAGCAAACAATAGGAAAAATCCAATCTCCTAAATGCATCCGGTCCTGAACATTCTGGATATGGGAGCCTCAACCTGTAAACTGATTGGCTATGTGGTCTGCCCAATCCCATATGGGTGCGGAGGGGTGTGCGTTCCCTGCCCCCACTCTGCATTGGATGCAAGTATGGAGGGTATTTGGCCAGGCTGATGGAACGAGGGGACTCGGCATACAGTATCCCGGGTCCCTTTACAAATGTTTTGAAGCCAAACATACCTTATATATTACTGTTAAGTACTATGAATGAATGTGATAATGTTTGTAGGCATGTTATAAACACGGATGGGTCTTTTTGTGTCTGTATCCGGTATATTTAGTTGCCTGTTAATACCTGTCCTATCTTATAGGACCTGTTCTACTCAGCGAAACCTACATTGCCTGGGGGAGGTATTTCAGTCATTCCCCAGCGATGGGGCAGCAAATCTCCGGCCAGACAGTGATGAACAAGCTCCCTGAGAAAGTGGTCAAGCACGTGACCCTTGTGCGTGAGAGTGGCTTCCTGACGTATGAGGAGTTCCTAGGACGGGTCGCTGAGCTCAACGATGTGTAAGTTTCTTATAAACTGCTCCACAACTTCCGACGTTATACCTGACGCGCCACTGGCTGCCCGATGCCCCCTACGCTAGATTCCTGTGGATTAGTGTATAGTAGCTGTGTCTGGCCCTATTGCTATTCTTCCGTGACTGTCTAATTCCATTTTCTAATAAGTGGCTCTGTAAATTATTTCTCTTATCGCCTTATCTGAGTGCCAGAATTCTCTCACTCTCATCTGGTGGCCATTGCAGAAGGCTTGGTCTGTAACAgttctagtgttcattctagcaccctgcacctttcaaatcttgTGCAGTTCCACttttctgcctggggtgtcgctctctgctagggtgcttctcagcacacacaggtttgtattacagcactgagtaacagatcggggtgtgctgagaagcaccacagcagagagcgacaccccaggcaggaaagaggaactgcacggattttgaaaggtgcagggtgctagaatgaacacttgaACTGTTACACCAAGCCTGgacacaaaggggcctacaatgatGGCCATCTCCTAATGTTCCCACTGAATATGGGCAGGGCACTGGGGTTGCGGGCAGGGGTCTTATGGGCGCATTAAAGGGGTGGGGCGTGGCCAGCAGGGGTGGGGATGCGGCCCCGTCGCTATCACGCGTGGAGGTGTGCCCAGAACTTACGGACATGCCGGTCTGCCCACATGCCTTCTCctaactgaatagatgccgtgcaccaTCGCCGGCCCccaaacagcagcagactgtcaatctctAATTAGGACGTTTGCAGATGGTACCTGTAAATCAATGAATATATGTATGGTGCCTTTTTGGCAGAAATGTTCAGTGTTGCATTTTATAATTCAGTACATTAATGATTGAATCATGTTAGTCCCACGTATATGCAGAACATTTATAATTATAATACAAGTTAATGCACTTTAAAAAGAAACTCATTGTGTAACCGTCCGCCAGTCTGCATGAATGTGTATACTTAGTAACATTTTCATTTTAAGGACTGCTATTATAGAAATATagattttgacggcagataagaaccacttggcccatctagtctgcccttttttttaaccatattgttacctcaaaccgtttgatccttatttctttgtaaggatatccttatgtctatcccatgcatgtttaaattgctttactgtcttagcctctaccacctctgatgggagactattccacttgtccactaccctttctagtaatttttccgcaaatttcccctgaacctccccccctccagtctcagtgcatgtcctcgtgtcctattgcttctcttcatttggagaatgtttccctcctggactttgttaaaacccttgatatatgtgaaagtttctatcatgtcccccctttcccttctctgctccaaactatacatattgagattttttagtctttctgggtatgttttgtgatgtaggccatgcaccattttagttgcccttctttgtacagtctctaatgtattaatatccttttgaagatatggcctccagaattgtacacagtattctagatgaggccgtaccaatgacctatacagtgtcattattacttcttactttctgctgctgattcctctcccaatgcagccaagcatctgactagccttcctcattgccttgttacattgcttacctgcctttaagtcacctgaaatagtgactcctagatccctttcttcctcagtagtttccagtatagtgccattaatactatatttatcctttatgtcacctgaaacagtgactcctagatccctttcctcctcagtagtttccagtatagtgccattaatactatatttagcctttggatttttgagacccaagtgcatgattttgaattttttggcataaaactgtaattgccacactcttgaccattcctctagtctacctagatcatcagtcTTTAGTTTTACCCCTACTGGttagtctaccctgttgcatacttctGTGTCATTTGCAAAAAGTCATACTTTCCCTTCCGTAACATttgtaatgtcaccaataaagatattaaaaagcactggtccaagtacagattcctggggtactccactggtaacatttccatcctgtgaatgcactccatttaccacaactttctgttttctatcctgcaaccaagatcttatccattcaaccacctTGGTATACAATCACAAGCTTTCAAGTttctttagcagtctgcgatgtggcagagcgtcaaaagccttactaaagtctagttaAGCTATatctgtgccccctctccccctttacTTTAGTCAcctagtcaataaggtttgtttgacatgatacccccccccccccctccccccagtgtatccatgctgtttgggatcctgtaaattgctggatttgagataatctacaactctttccatCAACTACCCTGCTACTGATGTACAGCTCattggtcggtagttgcttgcgccttccttgcttccacttttgtgcagcggTATTCAGTTACTAAATGTATGCAAAGACAAGCACATGGCCCTTACTGGGACTTGCAGTTCTACACTAGCTACAGAGCCACATGTTGCTTTAGTCGGTCCCTTATACTCCTGTATGATTTTTCATGCCTTGTTTACTGTACTTTAGATTACAGCTGTATATCActttttgtgtctctccagccacaatTTACAGTTCATATGATGGATGTGTAAGTCATTCAGTCTGTAACCAGTACAATGGAACAGTCCGTTTTGTATGCTGTGTTTATTTAGTCCATCCGTCTGTTATGGATGCATTTATTTCATTTCCTTTTTCAGAACAGCTAAGCTGGCCGTGGGACAGGACAAACATCTCCTGTTTGAAGTACAGCCAGGATCTGACTCCTCGGCTCTGTGGAAAGTGGTTGTGCGCGTTTTGTGTACAAAGGTGGGTGCTGCACGGACTGCGCAGGTTTAGGGGACGCATTAACAAATATGTTGTTTTTGAGCTTTGCAATCTGAACGTTTGTATAGGAGATTTCACCTATAGATATGTAAAAACATATAATATAGATTTCTGTAACATGATATATTGGAAGAGTGGAGAAAAAAACAGAATATTACAGTAGGTTATTGTACACTGCACATattgttatatactgtactgtactttttaTTTATTCAACTGGGATCTGACTTTCAGATGCTTTAAGGGAGTAATATGATATTGGGGGGTGTTGGTGGGGGCAAGGAGTAATATGATAATGGGGGGGGGCAGGGAGTAATATGATAATGGGGGGCAGGGAGTAATATGATAATGGGGGGTGTTGGTGGGGGCAGGGAGTAATATGATAATGGGGGGTGTTGGTGGGGTCAGGGAGTAATATGATAAGGGGGGTGTTGGTGGGGGCAGGGAGTAATATGATAATGGGGGGTGTTGGTGGGGGCAGCGAGTAATATGATAAGGGGGGTGTTGGTGGGGGCAGGGAGTAATATGATAATGGTGGGTGTTGGTGGGGCAAGGGAGTAATATGGTAAAGGGGGTGTTGGTGGGGGCAGGGTGTAACATAATGGGGGGAGTGTTGTGGGGGCAGGGAGTGATATGATAAGGGGGGTGTTGGTGGGGGCGGGAGTAATATGATAAGGGGGGTGTTGGTGGGGGCAGGGTGTAACATAATGGGGGAGTGTTGTGGGGGCAGGAAGTAATATGATAATGGGTGGTGTTGGTGGGGCAAGGGAGTAATATGATAAGGGGGTGTTGGTGGGGGCAGGGAGTAATATGATAAGGGGGGTGTTGGTGGGGGCAGGGTGTAACATAATGGGGGGAGTGTTGTGGGGGCAGGTAGTAATATGATAATGGGGGGTCTTGGTGGGTCCAGGGAGTAATATGATAATGGGGGGTGTGGGTGGGGCAAGGGAGTAATATGATAAGGGGGGTGTTGGTGGGGGCAGGGTGTAACATAATGGGGGGAGTGTTGTGGGGGCAGGGAGTAATATGATAAGGGGGGTGTTGGTGGGGGCAGGGTGTAACATAATGGGGGAGTGTTGTGGGGGCAGGGAGTAATATGATAATGGGGGGTTGTTGGTGGGTTAGAGGGAGTAATATGATAATGTGGGGGAGGGAGTAATATAATAATGTGGGGGGAGGGAGTAATATGAGAGTAGGGAGTGGGGGTTGCATTATCATAAGTGGATATAAGAAAGGTGTATTTATGTATAGGAGTAGGTGCTGATGCCTCTGTCATAAGAAGCCACGCAGTAGAGCAGTGATCTGGTTATTGTTTGACTTCCAGATTAATAAAACCAGCGGCATTGTGGAGGTGTCAAGAATCATGAATCTCTACCAGTTCATCCAGCTTTACAAAGACATCACCAGTCACGCGAGTGGCGTGTTTGCCCAGAGCTGCGCAGCTGCAGAGGAGAACGCAGAGAGCTTGCCGTCCATGTCTTCCTGCCAGGCCAGCATCTTAATGGGGAGGTACGGCGCTTGTTAGTGCGGACAGAGGGTGTTCCTGTCTGCGTGACGCTTTCTCTCCATGTTTATGTTGGATCAGACCTGAAGTGGCTGACAGAAGGAGTGGTATTTGCAGAACACTCCGGTGTAACAGAGGGAGTGGTATTTGCAGAACACTCCggtgtgacagagggagagatatttgcagaacactccggtgtgacagagggagaggtatTTGCAGAACACTCCggtgtgacagagggagaggtatTTGCAGAACACTCCggtgtgacagagggagagatatttgcagaacactccggtgtgacagagggagagatatttgcagaacactccgGTGTAACAGAGGGAGAGGTATTTGCAGAACACTCCggtgtgacagagggagaggtacTTGCAGAACACTCCggtgtgacagagggagaggtatTTGCAGAATATTCCggtgtgacagagggagagatatttgcagaacactccgGTGTAACAGAGGGAGAGGTATTTGCAGAACACTCCggtgtgacagagggagaggtatTTGCAGAACACTCCggtgtgacagagggagagatatttgcagaacactccggtgtgacagagggagagatatttgcagaacactccgGTGTAACAGAGGGAGAGGTATTTGCAGAACACTCCggtgtgacagagggagaggtacTTGCAGAACACTCCggtgtgacagagggagaggtatTTGCAGAACACTCCGGTGTGACAGGCATATAAAGAgctacagggaaattaaatcagcattttggaataaagttttgCGTATGTACACAATGGTAACAGATTATTGTTTACATAAGATCCTGTTCCTGGCAAGGAACTACCAGACTTTCTTACTAAATGTATCCAGCACCCTATAAATCTTTGAATAACTCTTTACACCCCCATGAATGTATCTTGCCCCCGTATTTACTAGAAATTCTCAAACAACACTTGTCTCATAATTGTAACTGGTGCTACGGTCTGTTCCCGTCCCATAATTGTCACCTGTTCCGTGTCACTGGTGGAGATGCTCGTTCCCCCACCTGCCCTTATAGGTGTCACTGTTGCTACTGTCTGTTCCCCTCCCTATAAATGTCACCTGCTCGGTGTAACTGGTAAAGATGCTCCTACCCCCACACCCTCCTGTTTATAATGTATGTCCAGGAGAAACTCGAGGAGCGCTGCCTTCCACCTCTCTACCTTCTTATGACGTTGGCTCCTGCTCTTTGCGTTGGTGCCTTTTTGTATATATTTAGAAGAATCCAGCATTGGCTGTAGCTGCCACTATATTTTGCAAAGAGCCAAGTCAATAagctgctgtgtgtgatgtcactgaCTTACAACTTTCCGTATTCCAGGGTCAAGCAGCTGACGGATGAGGAAGAGTGCTGCATCTGTATGGACGGCCGTGCTGATGTCATCTTGCCTTGCGCTCACAGCTTCTGCCAGAAGTGCATTGACAAATGGTGAGAGACCGTTATTTGCTTATGTCCAGAGTTACAGAGGATTCTTATCAACGTATACATCTCGcacatcatggtggtcattccgagttgatcgttcgctagcagtttctctatcgtcctagtggatgctggggttcctgaaaggaccatggggaatagcggctccgcaggagacagggcacaaaaagtaaagcttttccagatcaggtggtgtgcactggctcctccccctatgaccctcctccagactccagttagatttttgtgcccggccgagaagggtgcaatctaggtggctctcctaaagagctgcttagaaaaagtttagcttaggttttttattttacagtgagtcctgctggcaacaggatcactgcaacgagggacagaggggagaagaagtgaactcacctgcgtgcaggatggattggcttcttggctactggacatcagctccagagggacgatcacaggtacagcctggatggtcaccggagccgcgccgccggcccccttgcagatgctgaagtcagaagaggtccagaatcggcggctgaagactcctgcagtcttctaaaggtagcgcacagcactgcagctgtgcgccattttcctctcagcacacttcacacgcagtcactgagggtgcagggcgctgggggggggcgccctgggaggcaaatgtaacctatataaaggctaaaaatacctcacatatagcccccagaggctatatggagatatttaacccctgcctggattcactaaatagcgggagacgagcccgccggaaaaggggcggggcctatctcctcagcacacggcgccatttcctctcacagctccgctggtcaggacggctcccaggtctctcccctgcactgcactacagaaacagggtaaaacagagagggggggcaaatttatggcgatattttgatatatataaagcagctataagggagcacttattataaggctatccctgttatatatagcgcttttggtgtgtgctggcaaactctccctctgtctccccaaagggctagtgggtcctgtcttcgttaggagcattccctgtgtgtctgctgtgtgtcggtacgtgtgtgtcgacatgtatgaggacgatattggtgtggaggcggagcaattgccaaatatgaggatgtcaccccctagggagtcgacaccagaatggatgcctttatttatggaactacgggatagtgtcaacacgctaaagcagtcgtttgacgacatgagacggccggacaatcaattagtgcctgtccaggcgactcaaacaccgtcaggggctgtgaaacgccctttgcctcagtcggtcgacacagacccagacacaggcactgactccagtggtgacggtgacgaatcaaccgtattttccagtagggccacacgttatatgattttggcaatgaaggaggcgttacatttagctgatactacaggtaccactaaacagggtattatgtggggtgtgaaaaaactacctatagtttttcctgaatcagaagaattaaatgacgtgtgtaatgaagcgtgggttgcccctgataaaaagctgataatttcaaagaaattattggcattataccctttcccgccagaggttagggagcgctgggaaacacctcctagggtggacaaggcgctaacacgcttatctaaacaagtggcgttaccctctcctgagacggccgcacttaaagatccatcagataggaggatggaaaatatccaaaaaagtatatacacacatgcaggtgttatactacgaccagctatagcgactgcctggatgtgcagtgctggggtagtttggtcagagtccctgattgaaaatattgataccctggacagggacaatattttactgtcgttagaacaaataaaggatgcatttctttatatgcgtgatgcacagagggatatctgcacactggcatcacgggtaagtgctatgtccatttcggccagaagagctttatggacgcgacagtggacaggcgatgcggattcaaaacgacatatggaagttttgccgtataaaggggaggagttatttggagtcggtctatcagatttggtggccacggctacagccgggaaatccacctttctacctcaagtcactccccaacagaaaaaggcaccgacttttcaaccgcagccctttcgttcctttaaaaataagagagcaaagggctattcatatctgccacggcagaggtcgagggaagagacagcaac is part of the Pseudophryne corroboree isolate aPseCor3 chromosome 11, aPseCor3.hap2, whole genome shotgun sequence genome and harbors:
- the RNF141 gene encoding RING finger protein 141 isoform X2 is translated as MSKLAVGQDKHLLFEVQPGSDSSALWKVVVRVLCTKINKTSGIVEVSRIMNLYQFIQLYKDITSHASGVFAQSCAAAEENAESLPSMSSCQASILMGRVKQLTDEEECCICMDGRADVILPCAHSFCQKCIDKWSDRIRNCPICRLQVTGVNDSWLVSDAPTQDDVASYILNLADEVGQPNDTFF
- the RNF141 gene encoding RING finger protein 141 isoform X1, coding for MGQQISGQTVMNKLPEKVVKHVTLVRESGFLTYEEFLGRVAELNDVTAKLAVGQDKHLLFEVQPGSDSSALWKVVVRVLCTKINKTSGIVEVSRIMNLYQFIQLYKDITSHASGVFAQSCAAAEENAESLPSMSSCQASILMGRVKQLTDEEECCICMDGRADVILPCAHSFCQKCIDKWSDRIRNCPICRLQVTGVNDSWLVSDAPTQDDVASYILNLADEVGQPNDTFF